A window of Mucilaginibacter paludis DSM 18603 contains these coding sequences:
- a CDS encoding IS982 family transposase: MLTPDKIIEIFVKVDDFCKEYEVEIVKHQLDAGPYKVRNRKASLADSEIITILVAFHSGYFTNLKHFYLEHICRHYRGYFPGLVSYNRFVELQSRVAVPMMLFLKTCCMGRSRGINFVDSTHIKVCHNRRIHNHKVFASVAERGQCSIGWFYGFKLHLIINDKGEILSFYLTKGNVDDRDIKVMTSMTQDIFGKLFGDKGYISKALAELLWGNGIQMITKPRKNMKEFNISQADKIMLRKRAIIECVNDELKNICKLQHTRHRSVNNFLMNTMGVLCAYHFFSKKPSLNIIFDESDNQLLLAA; encoded by the coding sequence ATGCTTACTCCTGATAAAATTATCGAAATTTTCGTTAAGGTTGATGACTTCTGCAAAGAATATGAAGTCGAAATAGTTAAACACCAATTAGATGCAGGCCCTTATAAGGTTAGGAACAGGAAAGCATCCCTCGCCGACAGCGAGATCATTACCATCCTGGTCGCTTTTCATAGCGGATATTTCACTAACCTTAAGCATTTTTACCTCGAACATATCTGCCGCCATTACCGGGGGTATTTTCCCGGGCTGGTTTCTTACAACCGCTTTGTTGAATTGCAGTCAAGGGTAGCTGTACCCATGATGCTGTTTCTGAAAACTTGTTGCATGGGGCGCTCAAGGGGTATTAACTTTGTTGATTCGACCCACATTAAAGTCTGCCATAACAGGCGCATCCATAACCACAAGGTCTTTGCCTCGGTAGCAGAAAGGGGCCAATGCTCCATAGGATGGTTCTATGGCTTCAAATTACACCTGATTATCAATGACAAAGGCGAAATACTGTCATTTTACCTCACCAAGGGCAACGTAGACGACCGGGATATAAAAGTAATGACATCGATGACACAGGATATCTTCGGTAAATTGTTTGGCGATAAGGGGTACATATCAAAGGCTTTAGCAGAGCTGCTTTGGGGCAACGGCATTCAAATGATTACCAAGCCACGCAAAAACATGAAGGAATTCAATATCTCTCAGGCCGATAAGATTATGCTCCGGAAAAGGGCTATAATCGAGTGTGTAAATGATGAACTGAAGAACATCTGCAAACTCCAGCACACACGCCATCGATCCGTCAACAACTTTTTAATGAATACAATGGGAGTGTTGTGCGCCTACCACTTCTTCTCTAAAAAACCATCCCTTAATATTATCTTTGATGAGAGCGACAATCAACTTTTATTGGCCGCTTAA
- a CDS encoding AraC family ligand binding domain-containing protein, with amino-acid sequence MKVLQFTIPVPYDKSVIVETVCQSYHYPYLHRHKEIQLTWIKKGEGTLIAGNNMHEYVSGDMFLIGANMPHVFKSNPEYFVADSGKGVESLTIFFSADVTLPSIFCLPEMKKSASFIQQHTQGFKFPNYIKEKVSDSMINLQHKTGV; translated from the coding sequence ATGAAAGTATTACAATTTACTATCCCTGTCCCTTATGACAAAAGTGTTATTGTCGAAACTGTCTGTCAGTCGTACCATTATCCTTACCTGCACCGGCATAAAGAAATTCAATTAACTTGGATTAAAAAAGGTGAAGGTACTTTGATAGCGGGAAATAATATGCATGAATATGTATCCGGTGATATGTTTCTTATCGGTGCCAACATGCCCCATGTTTTTAAGAGTAACCCCGAATATTTTGTTGCTGATTCAGGTAAAGGAGTAGAGTCGCTCACAATTTTTTTCAGTGCTGATGTAACTTTGCCAAGTATCTTTTGTCTACCGGAAATGAAAAAATCTGCATCCTTTATACAGCAACATACACAGGGTTTTAAATTCCCTAATTATATCAAGGAAAAGGTATCGGATTCCATGATCAATTTACAGCATAAAACAGGTGTTTAA
- a CDS encoding helix-turn-helix transcriptional regulator, whose amino-acid sequence MHYGDELTLQDVAKVAFMTPESFCRYFKKHTGHTFVSFLNEVRINEACKNLITHRFENINSIAYKCGFKSITNFNRVFKLVIGVTPKVYLDNYHNNIVILNRTAS is encoded by the coding sequence ATGCATTATGGAGATGAATTAACATTACAGGATGTTGCGAAGGTTGCATTTATGACTCCTGAATCCTTTTGCAGGTATTTCAAGAAGCATACCGGGCATACTTTTGTGTCTTTTTTAAATGAAGTAAGGATCAACGAGGCGTGTAAAAACCTAATCACACACCGGTTTGAAAATATAAATTCGATTGCCTATAAATGTGGGTTCAAAAGCATAACAAATTTTAACAGGGTATTTAAACTGGTTATTGGCGTAACCCCAAAGGTTTATCTGGATAATTATCATAATAACATTGTCATACTAAATCGTACAGCCAGTTGA
- a CDS encoding DUF885 family protein — protein sequence MFEQASELTGKVVQYSQDMKAIKGFYSPFIINEHSEDQTKLDVLNSPEQREKLIGSCYNYLRQLEEFDFASLSIYGKVDYILLKKKIKYDLYDLEKEDGDYLKIAKYLKFSDKIYSLESKRRRGDFLDGKQVAEEMVLIQKALKIDSAAYSKIISIDLPLAQLAQKALTGLIGRLKDFFCFYNTYDPEFTWWVPQPYQALNRSLTNYSNYALTKGRLVSAQRPDSSGIKGVPIGRTELIRQLQAEMIPYTPEELIQLATKEFAWCDAEMLKASREMGFGDDWKKALEKVKNSYVPVGHQPELIIKLYNDALNFIKQRDLITIPSLAEQSWGMVMMSPERQLINPFFTGGKEISVSYPANTMEASDKLMSMRGNNPYFSRATVQHELIPGHNYNIL from the coding sequence ATGTTTGAACAGGCCAGCGAATTAACCGGGAAGGTGGTTCAATATAGCCAGGACATGAAAGCTATCAAAGGTTTCTATTCCCCCTTTATTATAAATGAACACAGCGAAGATCAAACTAAATTAGACGTACTTAATTCTCCCGAACAAAGGGAAAAGTTAATCGGGTCATGCTATAACTATCTAAGGCAGTTGGAAGAATTTGATTTTGCATCCTTAAGTATTTATGGGAAGGTCGATTATATTTTACTGAAGAAGAAAATCAAATACGATTTATATGATCTCGAAAAGGAGGACGGCGATTATCTGAAAATAGCTAAGTATCTTAAATTCTCTGATAAAATTTACAGTCTTGAAAGTAAGCGTCGCCGTGGCGATTTTCTTGATGGCAAACAGGTAGCGGAGGAAATGGTCTTAATACAGAAGGCGCTTAAAATAGATTCTGCTGCATATTCAAAAATAATTTCTATCGATCTTCCGCTAGCACAGCTTGCGCAAAAAGCGCTAACCGGGTTAATTGGAAGATTAAAGGATTTTTTTTGTTTTTATAATACCTATGACCCGGAATTTACCTGGTGGGTGCCGCAACCCTATCAGGCGCTGAATAGATCGCTGACCAATTACAGCAATTATGCATTAACGAAAGGCAGATTAGTCTCCGCTCAAAGACCAGATAGCAGCGGGATAAAGGGAGTACCTATAGGAAGGACTGAATTGATTAGACAACTCCAGGCAGAGATGATTCCCTATACGCCTGAAGAGTTAATACAACTTGCTACTAAGGAATTCGCATGGTGCGATGCTGAAATGTTGAAAGCATCGCGCGAAATGGGTTTTGGTGATGACTGGAAAAAAGCCCTGGAAAAAGTAAAAAACAGTTATGTCCCCGTCGGCCATCAGCCAGAACTAATTATAAAGCTGTATAACGATGCCTTGAATTTTATTAAACAACGAGATTTAATCACCATTCCATCGCTTGCGGAACAATCCTGGGGAATGGTGATGATGTCACCAGAACGACAATTAATTAACCCCTTTTTTACAGGGGGGAAGGAAATAAGTGTTTCTTATCCGGCCAATACGATGGAAGCCTCGGATAAACTGATGAGTATGCGAGGAAATAACCCTTACTTTTCGAGGGCGACAGTTCAGCATGAACTTATTCCGGGTCACAATTACAATATTTTATAA
- a CDS encoding DUF885 family protein, whose translation MYWELLLYDKGFAKTPEERVGMLFWRMHRCARILFSLNYHLGNWTPQQCITFLIDRVGHEKANAVGEVRRSFEGGYSPLYQVAYLVGGLQLIALKVELVDKGTMSYKQFHDAVIKENLIPVEIVRATLTNQDLSKNFITSWRFYDLAK comes from the coding sequence TTGTATTGGGAATTGTTATTGTACGATAAGGGATTTGCAAAAACTCCTGAAGAGCGTGTTGGAATGCTGTTCTGGAGGATGCACCGCTGCGCCAGGATCCTATTTTCATTAAACTACCACCTCGGTAACTGGACGCCACAACAATGTATTACTTTTTTAATTGACCGGGTTGGCCATGAAAAAGCTAATGCAGTTGGCGAAGTCAGACGATCATTTGAAGGCGGATACAGCCCGTTATACCAGGTTGCGTATCTCGTCGGTGGCCTTCAGCTTATTGCATTAAAGGTAGAACTTGTTGATAAAGGTACGATGAGCTATAAGCAATTTCATGATGCTGTTATCAAAGAAAACTTGATTCCGGTAGAAATAGTAAGGGCAACATTAACCAATCAGGATTTGTCAAAGAATTTTATAACCAGTTGGCGATTTTACGACTTGGCAAAATAA
- a CDS encoding putative Ig domain-containing protein — translation MGEVWQSQGFPDYHGFAWYRIHVNIPVALKTNAVWKDSIRLFLAHVNDVDETYFNGTLIGKTGGFPNDKGGYISKWPAVRNYCIASSNPLIKWDGENVIAVKVYDGGGSGGIFMGSPFIDMLEKFDGIEFNISAIQFLPGKKAKRTLSLINRFNTVISGDLHYQVVDELYRKIINIQAIKIKLNPFESKNLILSLPHREEIRVIYDFRESSSGKTKSFTEVAPYLLTPVEPLKPIVNGPQIIGAHPGSPIIYKIPASGLKPMIYAVDNIPAGLSFDPRSGILTGTIYKAGNYKVILRAKNTKGSDKKDLTIMLGTRLALTPPMGWNSWNCWGLNVSEEKVKSSAKEMILNGLADYGWNYVNVDDGWQAPERSPSGKLLPNSKFADMKGLGDLLHGAGLKFGIYSSPGAKTCGGFLGSLGHERVDADTYAAWGVDYLKYDLCSYSDNTAGDTTLFAQQKPYMVMRDALKQQHRDMVYSICQYGIHDVWKWGRTMDGNLWRTTEDITDTWESLRDIGFSQADKSPYASPGGGMIRIC, via the coding sequence GTGGGGGAAGTATGGCAAAGTCAAGGCTTTCCCGACTACCATGGATTTGCATGGTATCGCATCCATGTAAATATTCCCGTTGCTTTAAAAACCAATGCGGTCTGGAAGGATAGTATCCGCCTTTTTCTGGCGCACGTTAACGATGTCGATGAAACCTATTTTAATGGCACTTTAATCGGAAAAACAGGTGGGTTCCCGAATGATAAAGGGGGGTATATCAGTAAATGGCCGGCTGTAAGAAATTATTGTATCGCGTCAAGTAATCCGCTGATAAAATGGGATGGTGAAAACGTTATCGCGGTAAAGGTTTATGACGGCGGTGGATCAGGTGGCATTTTTATGGGTAGCCCGTTTATTGATATGCTCGAAAAGTTTGACGGGATTGAATTTAACATATCTGCAATTCAATTTTTACCGGGCAAGAAAGCAAAAAGAACCCTGTCCCTTATCAACAGGTTTAATACTGTAATTTCAGGCGACCTTCATTATCAGGTGGTTGACGAATTGTACCGAAAAATTATAAACATTCAAGCAATAAAGATAAAGCTCAATCCATTTGAAAGTAAAAATTTGATATTGTCTCTTCCCCACCGGGAGGAAATAAGGGTAATTTATGATTTTAGAGAATCGTCCTCTGGTAAGACAAAGTCATTTACCGAAGTAGCACCATACCTGCTTACCCCTGTTGAGCCGCTTAAACCTATCGTAAATGGTCCGCAAATCATAGGAGCGCATCCCGGTTCGCCAATAATTTATAAAATCCCGGCAAGCGGTCTAAAACCAATGATTTATGCCGTTGACAATATTCCGGCCGGTTTGTCTTTTGATCCACGGAGCGGGATTTTAACCGGCACTATTTATAAGGCCGGAAACTATAAGGTGATTTTGCGTGCAAAAAATACTAAGGGAAGCGATAAGAAAGATCTTACAATAATGTTAGGCACTAGGTTAGCACTTACGCCGCCTATGGGTTGGAACAGTTGGAATTGCTGGGGCCTAAATGTAAGTGAAGAAAAAGTAAAAAGTTCTGCTAAGGAAATGATCCTTAACGGACTGGCAGATTATGGCTGGAATTATGTTAATGTGGACGATGGGTGGCAAGCGCCGGAACGTTCACCCTCAGGGAAGCTATTACCAAATTCAAAATTTGCTGACATGAAAGGTCTCGGCGACCTGCTGCACGGGGCTGGTTTAAAATTTGGTATATACTCATCTCCCGGAGCTAAAACCTGCGGCGGCTTTTTAGGATCCCTAGGGCATGAAAGAGTAGACGCCGATACTTATGCTGCCTGGGGTGTAGATTATTTGAAATATGATCTTTGCAGTTACTCGGACAATACAGCTGGCGATACCACTCTTTTTGCGCAGCAAAAACCGTATATGGTTATGCGCGATGCGCTGAAACAGCAACACCGGGATATGGTTTACAGCATTTGCCAATATGGAATTCACGACGTGTGGAAATGGGGAAGAACTATGGATGGCAACCTATGGCGAACGACTGAAGATATCACTGATACCTGGGAAAGTTTGCGTGATATTGGTTTTAGCCAGGCCGACAAATCGCCTTATGCTAGCCCGGGGGGTGGAATGATCCGGATATGCTGA
- a CDS encoding helix-turn-helix domain-containing protein encodes MSKHTFEEKLDVVSQVRKGKPILRISRERHIREGMILEWVRKYDLYGESGLLKQPNVKPTPDFKEEVVRLVIEKKVPLNQVVLEYRLSKTALERWVRSVRVEGYAVLYQQKNPGRPPKCMGRSKKLEPETEVEKLQAENSRLRAENALLKKVTALVKEKEARERMSGQKPSKN; translated from the coding sequence ATGTCAAAGCACACATTTGAAGAGAAACTTGATGTAGTTTCTCAAGTAAGAAAGGGAAAGCCGATTCTACGGATATCCCGCGAACGCCATATCCGTGAAGGCATGATATTGGAATGGGTTCGGAAATATGATCTTTATGGCGAAAGTGGGCTGCTCAAACAACCTAACGTCAAGCCCACGCCTGATTTCAAAGAAGAAGTTGTAAGGCTTGTCATAGAAAAAAAAGTACCTTTAAATCAGGTTGTTCTGGAATATAGATTAAGCAAGACTGCTTTAGAGCGCTGGGTAAGATCAGTACGGGTTGAGGGATATGCAGTACTATACCAGCAAAAGAATCCTGGACGACCACCTAAATGCATGGGAAGATCAAAGAAGCTTGAACCTGAAACAGAAGTAGAGAAGCTCCAGGCGGAAAATAGCCGTTTGCGGGCGGAGAACGCACTATTAAAAAAAGTCACGGCCTTAGTCAAGGAAAAAGAAGCCCGCGAACGCATGAGTGGGCAAAAGCCATCGAAGAACTAA